A single window of Leptolyngbya ohadii IS1 DNA harbors:
- a CDS encoding caspase family protein, with the protein MTSAHQHLQEAIDLASLTQNDLPQAHLQQGLVLMADARLNAAIDALKSAVKANVAEAKYYLGVAYLKQGNRDKAIQELAAFLQEQPDSDKANWAEALLSLLQPSEPSDRHALLIGINYPERIDLENNAGFKQLHSCVNDIELLGDYLSKCGNFNVKKLPDAEATYLNIRQAFHELSQQVKPNDVVVIHYSGHESSGRWIAYDAGLDENGAVHNTIGYKEIYQMLTAIPCFHKYLVMDSVVSREFEDFLRMLQKHKDCTLLLAVSPGQYSYEFSIDGKRFGALTYWLVNTLHNIDNLLEMGQGEIFQQVAQAVNTKFPQQIPFFQGDRQKKLFSAELNYCPILFELTTNHWEISIHTLVELYNQFLVQLSHSFPQIYYQFGIAFAEQGSYPQATHALQIYLEQVQQQHSKEIFFTLGTAQFRSQLYPDAIQNFQKYLELAQLESDPTQSILDLIAQAQVLEKPFHVLLVGIGEYLYDSNPQYDPNLLNDIVSFRGTLIEKFQFKEKEQIRDGHGQEQSHIYIESVLDEDATATAIVDKFKALVEHSPGPTLFYFAGRGSVDAEGNPVILATDSRQQNVPDIRIEQLAQVARAADCNLIAIIDACWTDSKARNTRYTPPEGAKSQAVQIPGRVERDAKQIPQVGYITLYPESIKYKQKERVKQNFTSELIEILKKSEVDRFSYWKLRQAFARNLTAVDFDDYDGNIYIASDSNALDEPIFSNPLRSKLQLKLQKIEQAPIKQSVSILREFIGQQNNLSPAEYLNLGLTNYLLGDYGDSIAALQTAINQLSEQSSGILSQRFLLIYAQAHYWLGRVLHERRLDPARAVSELRLATQYNPSNICAHYYLGQALRILGGPETLMEAKRALRNYLKQGAPLGQEEEIQKFLKM; encoded by the coding sequence TTGACCTCAGCGCACCAACACCTGCAAGAAGCGATCGATCTCGCCAGCCTCACTCAAAACGATTTGCCCCAGGCGCATTTGCAGCAAGGCTTAGTTTTAATGGCAGATGCAAGATTAAACGCAGCGATTGATGCGCTGAAATCGGCAGTGAAGGCGAACGTTGCGGAGGCAAAATATTATCTAGGTGTTGCCTACTTGAAACAAGGGAACCGAGACAAAGCAATCCAAGAGTTAGCGGCGTTTTTGCAGGAGCAGCCAGACAGCGATAAAGCAAACTGGGCAGAAGCATTGCTCTCGCTATTACAACCCTCCGAACCCTCCGATCGCCATGCTCTCCTTATTGGAATTAACTACCCAGAACGAATCGACCTGGAAAATAATGCTGGATTTAAACAACTTCATTCTTGCGTGAATGATATTGAGCTGCTTGGTGATTACCTATCAAAGTGTGGCAATTTTAATGTTAAAAAACTGCCCGATGCCGAAGCAACTTACCTGAATATTAGACAAGCCTTTCATGAGTTGAGTCAGCAGGTCAAGCCCAACGATGTCGTTGTGATCCACTACAGCGGGCACGAAAGCTCCGGACGCTGGATTGCCTACGATGCAGGACTCGATGAAAACGGAGCGGTACATAATACGATCGGTTACAAAGAAATTTATCAAATGCTGACTGCCATCCCTTGCTTTCACAAGTACCTTGTGATGGATTCGGTGGTGAGCCGTGAGTTTGAAGATTTCCTCAGAATGCTTCAGAAGCATAAAGATTGTACGCTGTTGTTGGCAGTTTCACCGGGTCAGTACAGCTACGAATTTTCAATTGACGGCAAAAGATTTGGAGCACTGACCTACTGGCTGGTCAACACACTGCACAACATAGATAATCTTCTGGAGATGGGGCAAGGAGAGATTTTTCAGCAAGTTGCACAAGCCGTTAACACAAAATTTCCACAGCAGATTCCCTTCTTTCAGGGCGATCGTCAGAAGAAGCTTTTTTCTGCTGAATTGAATTACTGCCCCATACTATTTGAGCTAACGACAAATCATTGGGAAATTTCTATCCACACTTTAGTCGAACTGTATAATCAATTTCTTGTTCAACTGTCCCACTCCTTTCCGCAAATTTATTATCAGTTTGGCATCGCTTTTGCTGAGCAGGGCAGCTACCCACAGGCTACTCATGCTCTGCAAATTTATCTTGAGCAGGTTCAACAACAGCACTCAAAAGAAATTTTCTTTACGCTAGGAACTGCCCAGTTTAGAAGTCAGCTTTATCCCGATGCCATTCAAAACTTTCAAAAGTATCTCGAACTGGCTCAATTGGAGTCTGATCCTACTCAATCCATCCTAGATCTGATCGCTCAAGCGCAAGTATTAGAGAAACCGTTTCATGTATTGCTGGTAGGCATAGGCGAGTATTTATACGATTCAAACCCGCAATATGATCCGAATTTACTCAACGATATCGTTTCCTTCAGAGGCACTTTAATTGAGAAGTTTCAATTCAAGGAAAAGGAGCAGATCAGAGACGGGCATGGGCAGGAGCAGTCGCATATTTATATCGAAAGTGTATTGGATGAAGATGCCACAGCAACAGCAATCGTAGATAAATTCAAAGCGCTGGTCGAGCATTCTCCCGGTCCGACTCTGTTCTACTTTGCAGGGCGGGGATCGGTTGATGCCGAGGGCAACCCCGTGATTCTCGCGACAGACAGCAGACAACAGAATGTTCCCGATATTAGGATTGAGCAGCTTGCCCAAGTTGCCCGTGCAGCAGACTGTAATTTAATTGCAATTATCGATGCCTGCTGGACAGACAGTAAAGCCCGAAATACTCGCTATACTCCCCCTGAAGGAGCAAAATCCCAAGCAGTGCAAATTCCGGGACGAGTGGAACGCGATGCCAAACAAATTCCTCAAGTTGGCTACATCACTCTCTATCCAGAATCTATCAAGTACAAGCAGAAGGAGCGAGTTAAACAAAACTTTACTTCTGAATTAATTGAAATTTTGAAGAAATCAGAGGTCGATCGCTTCTCCTATTGGAAGCTGCGTCAGGCGTTTGCGCGTAATCTGACGGCTGTAGACTTCGACGATTACGATGGCAATATCTACATTGCAAGTGATAGTAATGCCCTGGATGAACCGATTTTTAGCAATCCATTACGCTCCAAGCTGCAATTAAAACTTCAGAAAATTGAGCAGGCTCCCATTAAGCAATCCGTTTCTATTCTTAGAGAGTTTATTGGGCAACAAAATAATTTATCTCCTGCCGAGTATCTGAATCTGGGACTTACAAACTATCTGCTCGGAGACTATGGCGATAGCATTGCCGCCCTGCAAACCGCTATTAATCAGCTGTCCGAACAGTCATCAGGAATACTCAGCCAGCGGTTCCTCCTGATTTACGCTCAAGCGCACTACTGGTTAGGGCGAGTGCTGCACGAAAGGCGACTTGACCCTGCTCGCGCGGTCAGTGAGCTTCGCCTGGCCACACAATACAATCCTTCCAATATCTGCGCACACTATTACTTGGGGCAGGCGCTACGAATACTAGGGGGACCAGAAACCCTGATGGAGGCAAAGAGAGCCTTAAGAAACTATCTCAAGCAAGGGGCGCCGCTGGGGCAGGAGGAGGAGATACAGAAGTTTCTAAAGATGTAG
- a CDS encoding CHAT domain-containing protein: protein MKTILILSSNPKGTSVLDLDREIRDIREGLRRSKHRDQFRIEVRGAVRPSDLRRSLLDEEPQIVHFCGHGSGEGGLVLETDTGEAKPIENEALAELFAQFAAQVECILLNACYSEVQANTLTQHINYVVGMNQAIPDAAAIAFSIGFYDAIGAGKSIADAYDFGCNAIRTDLANPSTDRRKLIPIDSPNNAPPPILPEHLIPVLKQKEKLNSIVLPSRTPSMPESQFEPLIGHSDWIRALAFNSNDNTVLSSSNDRTVRIWDVEAGRLLHLLTGHRDRVKCVGMSPEGRLMLSCSVDGQVRAWDRSLLTNKKTGDCRYIVKATSRTITLVNTLPVSPDPQRPIFATGAEHGKISIWNLESGQWQRSISAHSSPVLSLAFSEDGRWLASGSQNKTIKLWDLDNPVEQPHYVIGDAHLSQVLSLAISNQQQILVSGGADRTIKLWDLRTGGKRSPKHILEGHAGQVWCVAVSPDGSKIASASGDFTVKLWDIQTGELLQTFTGHLGEVRSVAFSTDGKLLASAGDDLEIKLWQGKPLEE, encoded by the coding sequence ATGAAAACTATCCTCATCCTGTCCTCCAATCCCAAAGGCACTTCTGTTCTTGACCTCGATCGTGAAATTCGGGACATTCGAGAAGGACTGCGGCGATCGAAACACCGCGATCAGTTTCGGATTGAAGTGCGGGGAGCCGTGCGACCGAGTGATTTACGGCGATCGCTGCTGGATGAGGAACCCCAAATTGTTCACTTTTGCGGGCATGGAAGCGGTGAAGGTGGACTGGTGCTGGAGACCGATACCGGAGAAGCAAAACCGATCGAAAATGAGGCGCTAGCAGAGCTGTTTGCCCAGTTTGCAGCACAGGTAGAATGTATTTTGCTGAATGCCTGCTACTCGGAAGTACAAGCCAACACGCTGACTCAGCATATCAACTATGTCGTCGGCATGAATCAAGCCATTCCCGATGCAGCCGCGATCGCTTTCTCGATTGGCTTCTACGATGCGATCGGAGCCGGAAAATCGATCGCAGATGCCTATGATTTCGGGTGTAACGCAATCAGAACCGATCTGGCAAACCCTTCTACCGATCGCCGCAAACTAATCCCAATCGACTCTCCCAACAACGCCCCTCCCCCCATCCTGCCAGAACACCTGATCCCGGTGCTGAAGCAAAAGGAAAAGCTGAATTCGATCGTTCTTCCGTCTCGTACGCCTTCCATGCCAGAATCCCAGTTTGAACCGCTGATTGGTCATTCTGATTGGATTCGAGCGCTGGCATTTAACTCCAACGATAATACCGTGCTGAGCAGCAGCAACGATCGCACCGTTCGCATCTGGGATGTAGAAGCTGGACGACTCCTGCACCTGCTAACCGGACACCGCGATCGAGTCAAGTGTGTGGGCATGAGTCCAGAGGGTCGCTTGATGTTGAGCTGTAGCGTTGATGGGCAGGTCAGAGCATGGGACAGGAGTCTGCTGACGAACAAGAAGACAGGAGACTGCCGCTATATCGTGAAGGCAACCTCTAGAACGATTACGCTGGTCAACACTTTGCCCGTCAGCCCCGATCCTCAGCGTCCGATCTTTGCCACCGGAGCAGAACACGGCAAGATTTCGATCTGGAATTTAGAATCTGGACAGTGGCAGCGATCGATTTCGGCTCATAGTAGCCCGGTGCTATCGCTGGCGTTCAGTGAAGATGGCAGGTGGTTGGCAAGCGGGAGCCAAAACAAAACGATTAAGCTCTGGGATCTGGACAATCCAGTAGAACAACCTCACTACGTTATTGGCGATGCTCACCTGAGCCAGGTTTTATCTTTGGCGATTAGCAATCAGCAGCAAATTCTGGTCAGTGGCGGAGCCGATCGCACCATCAAACTTTGGGACTTAAGAACAGGAGGAAAGCGATCGCCCAAACACATCCTTGAAGGTCATGCAGGTCAGGTGTGGTGTGTGGCAGTCAGCCCAGACGGGTCGAAAATAGCCAGTGCCAGCGGAGATTTTACGGTGAAACTGTGGGATATCCAAACGGGAGAACTGCTGCAAACTTTTACAGGACATTTAGGAGAGGTGCGATCGGTTGCCTTTAGCACCGATGGAAAGCTCCTTGCCAGTGCCGGGGATGATTTGGAGATCAAGCTGTGGCAAGGAAAACCTTTGGAGGAATAA
- a CDS encoding alpha-amylase family glycosyl hydrolase, translating into MVKSLYDPAVDDVLNPPTQVPGSNFPPSTSFHPSPADWRDLWIYFLLVDRFNHPSAPPNPNDYPCNVYQGGKLAGIKQQLPYLKDLGVGAIWLSPVLMNPQWFKDYWGGYGILDFLRIEPRFCTDEAGARQDPAIADQEFRDLVDAAHAQGIYVILDIVLNHVYDAFNYEGMRDAAPWNPNREYTVYWRNEDGIPQGNWTAIEKIQNLAPGAGVWPTEFQRNDYFRRRGDNNPNDSTQGDFYRLKELVTEYLIPGTNLYPVRNHLIRAYQYLIAKFDLDGFRIDTLQYVEADFARVFGNAMREFALSIGKKNFFTFGEVWQDDNEEKIAEFVGRNTHKDDELIGVDAAIDFPVRKRLVNAVKGFAPPSDLANHLDYRRQILRKYASSHGDASGHYITFLDNHDLNERFHNKAFPDQTKLALTCLMTLQGIPCIYYGTEQGLDGHGDRREYVREALWGRQNAFSPNHELYKHIQELSKLRDEQPALRYGRQYFRKCSGDGMNFSYSPYKGGVIAYSRILNDKELLIVANTSTQQSNSVYVVVDANLNPVGKSWKILFSTQLTPTAPSTSKTHGTFHTVQITLKPMEVQVLG; encoded by the coding sequence ATGGTTAAATCCCTTTATGATCCGGCTGTGGATGATGTACTGAATCCGCCAACTCAGGTACCTGGTTCCAATTTTCCGCCATCAACATCGTTCCATCCATCGCCTGCGGATTGGCGCGATCTCTGGATCTATTTTCTTTTAGTCGATCGCTTCAATCATCCCTCTGCTCCCCCCAATCCCAACGACTATCCCTGCAATGTTTATCAAGGGGGTAAATTAGCCGGGATCAAGCAACAGCTACCCTATCTGAAGGATCTGGGTGTTGGTGCCATCTGGCTATCGCCTGTCCTGATGAATCCCCAGTGGTTTAAAGATTATTGGGGTGGCTATGGCATCCTCGATTTTCTCCGCATTGAGCCTCGTTTTTGTACGGATGAGGCAGGAGCAAGACAAGATCCAGCGATCGCCGACCAGGAATTTCGTGATTTAGTGGATGCTGCCCATGCTCAGGGGATTTATGTCATCCTCGATATCGTTCTCAACCATGTCTACGATGCCTTCAACTATGAGGGGATGCGGGATGCTGCTCCGTGGAATCCTAACAGGGAATACACCGTTTACTGGCGCAATGAGGACGGTATCCCTCAAGGCAACTGGACTGCGATTGAGAAAATCCAGAATTTAGCTCCTGGAGCAGGGGTCTGGCCAACAGAATTTCAACGGAACGATTACTTCCGCCGCAGAGGGGACAACAATCCCAACGATTCTACGCAGGGAGACTTCTATCGCCTTAAAGAACTGGTCACTGAATACCTGATTCCTGGCACCAACCTTTACCCTGTGCGAAATCATCTCATTCGTGCCTATCAATATTTGATTGCGAAATTTGATCTTGACGGTTTCCGGATCGATACTCTGCAATATGTGGAAGCCGACTTTGCCCGCGTTTTCGGTAATGCTATGCGGGAATTTGCCCTCTCTATTGGTAAGAAGAATTTCTTTACTTTTGGGGAAGTTTGGCAGGATGACAACGAAGAAAAAATCGCTGAATTTGTTGGTCGTAATACCCACAAGGATGATGAGCTAATTGGGGTCGATGCAGCCATTGATTTTCCGGTGCGAAAACGTTTAGTGAACGCAGTCAAGGGATTTGCGCCCCCCAGTGACCTAGCGAATCACCTCGATTATCGCCGTCAAATTCTCAGGAAATACGCCAGTTCCCACGGGGATGCAAGTGGTCATTACATCACCTTTCTGGACAACCACGATCTGAATGAGCGTTTCCACAATAAAGCCTTCCCCGATCAAACCAAATTGGCATTAACCTGCTTGATGACTCTTCAAGGCATCCCCTGTATTTACTATGGGACTGAGCAGGGTTTAGATGGTCATGGCGATCGCCGCGAGTATGTGCGGGAAGCACTTTGGGGTAGACAGAATGCCTTCTCACCCAATCACGAACTCTACAAACATATTCAGGAACTCAGCAAATTACGCGACGAACAGCCTGCTTTACGCTACGGTCGCCAATATTTCCGCAAGTGCAGCGGTGATGGTATGAACTTTAGCTATTCCCCCTACAAAGGTGGCGTCATCGCCTACTCTCGGATTCTGAACGACAAAGAACTGTTAATTGTTGCCAATACCAGCACCCAGCAGTCAAACTCGGTTTATGTAGTGGTGGACGCTAATCTCAATCCGGTCGGTAAATCCTGGAAAATTTTATTCTCAACTCAGCTTACCCCTACCGCACCCTCTACCAGTAAAACTCACGGTACGTTTCATACAGTACAGATTACTCTAAAGCCGATGGAAGTGCAGGTATTGGGTTAA
- a CDS encoding cation:proton antiporter: MPVALLKELGAPPRLKALVEGESMFNDGTAVVATLSQIVPWLRQFPYTLMLVLTGMGLAVLDIRFFTPSPALILWIFLPPLLFEAAWNLNWKDLRRDLVPIAFYVTIGVGITIVGIALPLMQWSGITLPVALLIGACLAATDPVSVSALLKELGAPPRLKALVEGESMFNDGTAVVAFSLMLGIALGTDRFDAQDLLVNFLTVVSVGLLVGLLMGFGISYLTQRFDLPLVEQSLTLVSAYSAYLVAEKLGGSGVIATVATGLILGNFGSRIGMNPRTRVAVSEFWEFVAFFANSILFLLIGAQFRLDLFGSDLLLLGLAFAAVLVMRAIVIYGLTFLNNWLTQSDIDLPTQTMLWWSGLRGGVALALALSVPESLPERRAVLVAVFGVVFLTTLLQGSTAKPVLEALKLIEPSPLRDRYLELISRQAALSRVLEYLQQPASKAGVEPEIHQAKEAEVRHQLALLQDESSKLCQQDPDLLEIGEQQLQRDLFAIEMTTYTEFVRSGRLNQELPGLLDPIHAHIADETQSKPSDLKPQETA, encoded by the coding sequence TTGCCGGTTGCCCTGCTGAAGGAGCTGGGAGCACCGCCCCGACTCAAGGCACTGGTGGAAGGGGAAAGTATGTTCAATGACGGAACTGCGGTCGTTGCCACCCTCTCGCAGATTGTCCCCTGGCTGCGGCAGTTTCCCTATACGCTGATGCTGGTGCTGACAGGAATGGGACTAGCTGTGCTAGATATTCGCTTTTTTACCCCCTCCCCAGCACTGATTCTGTGGATCTTTCTGCCGCCCCTCCTGTTTGAAGCGGCATGGAATCTTAACTGGAAGGATTTGCGGCGAGACCTGGTGCCGATCGCCTTCTACGTCACGATAGGCGTTGGAATTACGATCGTGGGAATTGCTCTGCCGCTGATGCAGTGGAGCGGAATTACTTTGCCGGTTGCCCTGCTGATTGGAGCCTGTTTAGCTGCAACCGATCCCGTTTCCGTGAGTGCCCTGCTGAAGGAGCTGGGAGCACCGCCCCGACTCAAGGCACTGGTGGAAGGGGAAAGTATGTTCAATGACGGAACTGCGGTCGTTGCCTTTAGCCTGATGCTCGGCATTGCCCTGGGAACCGATCGCTTTGACGCACAAGATCTGCTGGTCAACTTTCTGACGGTGGTGAGCGTGGGGCTGCTGGTGGGATTGCTGATGGGCTTCGGTATTTCCTATCTGACGCAGCGGTTTGATCTGCCTTTAGTCGAGCAGTCCTTAACGCTGGTATCTGCCTATTCTGCCTACCTCGTCGCGGAAAAGCTGGGCGGCTCTGGCGTGATTGCCACCGTTGCTACAGGCTTAATTTTGGGAAATTTTGGCTCCCGCATCGGCATGAATCCGCGTACCCGTGTTGCCGTCAGCGAGTTCTGGGAATTTGTCGCTTTCTTTGCCAATTCCATTTTGTTTTTGCTGATTGGTGCTCAGTTCCGTCTCGATTTGTTTGGCTCAGACCTACTGCTGCTGGGGCTTGCCTTTGCCGCCGTTCTGGTGATGCGGGCGATCGTAATCTACGGTCTCACCTTTTTGAATAACTGGTTGACCCAATCCGATATTGATTTGCCGACTCAAACGATGCTCTGGTGGAGCGGATTGCGGGGTGGCGTTGCCCTGGCACTGGCACTAAGTGTGCCCGAAAGTCTACCGGAGCGTCGTGCGGTACTGGTTGCCGTCTTCGGCGTGGTCTTTCTCACTACGCTGCTCCAGGGGTCTACCGCAAAGCCCGTCCTAGAAGCACTCAAACTAATTGAACCCAGCCCGCTGCGCGATCGCTATCTGGAACTCATTTCCCGTCAGGCAGCCCTGAGCCGAGTTTTGGAATACTTGCAGCAGCCTGCCTCTAAAGCTGGAGTGGAACCTGAAATCCATCAGGCAAAGGAAGCAGAAGTCCGGCATCAGCTAGCCCTGCTCCAGGACGAAAGCAGCAAACTCTGTCAGCAAGATCCGGATCTGCTCGAAATTGGGGAGCAGCAGCTCCAGCGGGATTTGTTTGCGATCGAAATGACGACCTACACCGAGTTTGTGCGATCGGGTCGATTAAATCAGGAATTACCGGGTCTGCTCGATCCGATTCACGCCCACATTGCGGATGAGACACAGAGTAAACCCTCAGACCTCAAGCCCCAGGAGACGGCATGA